One Algibacter sp. L3A6 genomic region harbors:
- a CDS encoding ABC transporter permease, with product MNLNSTVKNNDWLYTISPKKKLINLNFKEIWRYRDLLLLFVKRDIITQYKQTILGPLWYFIQPLFTSVIFTLIFNNLAAIPTGNGIPAFLFNLAGITSWNYFSTCLTGTSDTFKSNQGIFGKVYFPRVITPLSVVFSNIIKFGIQLLVFISFYIFFVFFTDKASNALPQITIILLPILILFMGLLGLGLGMIISSLTTKYRDLSFLVGFGVQLLMYGSAVMYPLSYFKEKVPEYAWIVAYNPMTTIIELFRQMTLGIGAFSISNFIYAGVVSIICFLIGLVIFNKTEKSFIDTV from the coding sequence ATTAATTTGAACTCGACTGTAAAAAATAATGATTGGTTATACACCATATCACCTAAAAAAAAATTGATTAATCTTAATTTTAAAGAAATTTGGAGGTATCGTGATTTATTGCTTTTGTTTGTCAAGCGTGACATTATAACACAATATAAGCAAACTATTTTAGGACCATTGTGGTATTTTATACAACCCTTATTTACGTCAGTAATTTTTACCCTAATATTTAATAATCTTGCAGCAATACCTACCGGTAATGGTATTCCTGCCTTTTTATTCAATTTAGCGGGTATTACTTCTTGGAACTATTTTAGCACCTGTTTGACAGGGACTAGTGATACCTTTAAATCTAATCAAGGAATATTTGGAAAGGTGTATTTTCCTAGAGTGATCACCCCATTGTCAGTGGTATTTTCAAATATTATTAAATTTGGTATTCAGCTTCTAGTATTTATTTCTTTTTACATATTTTTTGTGTTTTTCACAGATAAGGCTAGTAATGCATTACCACAAATAACAATTATACTATTACCTATATTAATTTTATTTATGGGTTTATTAGGGTTAGGATTAGGAATGATTATTTCTTCCTTAACTACAAAATATCGCGACTTAAGTTTTCTAGTAGGTTTTGGTGTCCAACTACTAATGTACGGATCCGCAGTCATGTATCCGTTATCTTATTTTAAAGAAAAAGTGCCAGAGTATGCATGGATAGTAGCCTATAATCCAATGACCACTATTATTGAGTTGTTTAGACAAATGACATTAGGCATTGGGGCATTTTCAATTAGTAATTTTATTTATGCTGGAGTTGTAAGTATAATATGTTTTTTAATAGGGTTAGTCATTTTTAATAAAACTGAAAAATCTTTTATAGACACCGTTTAA
- a CDS encoding ABC transporter ATP-binding protein, translating into MTDQDIILKAEHISKQYRLGLVGTGTISHDLNRWWHKIRGKGDPYLKIGESNDRSTKGQSDYVWALQDINFEVKRGEVLGIIGKNGAGKSTLLKILSKVTGPTTGEIKTRGRIASLLEVGTGFHGEMTGRENVFLNGAILGMTKKEISSKIDEIIEFSGCQRYIDTPVKRYSSGMTVRLAFAVAAFLEPEILVIDEVLAVGDAEFQKKAIGKMQDISRGEGRTVLFVSHNMAAIQSLCTRVLLIQNGVIANPEGYDADVAVEKYLLDNKKDEIIKKKTPNFNVKVNQKNNYTFSEAFKVNLDFENLLNEEQEVFIDFAVVNQMEDFVLHYRMDFDKEPVRIKTGVSNLRLNIDNPGLILGEYSIIIYIYNRMKNVLYWVENSSSFQISNMDNQMITTTKIKSQIVPRVGIEYV; encoded by the coding sequence ATGACAGATCAAGACATTATTTTAAAAGCAGAACACATCTCTAAGCAATACCGTTTAGGATTGGTTGGTACAGGTACCATAAGTCATGATTTAAATAGATGGTGGCATAAAATACGTGGCAAAGGTGATCCTTATTTAAAAATTGGAGAAAGCAATGATCGTAGTACCAAAGGACAATCTGATTACGTTTGGGCATTACAAGACATAAATTTTGAAGTTAAACGTGGTGAGGTTTTAGGTATTATTGGAAAAAATGGCGCAGGTAAATCTACATTGCTTAAAATTTTATCTAAGGTTACAGGACCAACAACAGGCGAAATTAAAACCAGAGGACGTATCGCCTCTTTACTAGAAGTGGGGACAGGTTTTCATGGCGAAATGACTGGACGAGAAAATGTTTTTTTAAATGGTGCTATCCTTGGGATGACTAAAAAAGAAATTAGCTCGAAAATTGATGAAATTATCGAGTTTTCAGGTTGTCAACGTTACATCGATACACCAGTAAAACGCTATAGTTCTGGTATGACTGTGCGCTTGGCTTTTGCAGTTGCTGCTTTTTTAGAGCCTGAAATTTTGGTGATAGATGAAGTGTTGGCGGTTGGAGATGCAGAGTTTCAGAAAAAAGCAATTGGTAAAATGCAGGATATCTCGAGAGGAGAGGGACGTACGGTGTTGTTTGTAAGTCATAATATGGCAGCCATCCAAAGCTTGTGTACACGCGTGTTATTAATCCAAAATGGAGTAATTGCAAATCCAGAAGGTTATGATGCTGATGTTGCAGTAGAAAAATATCTTTTAGATAATAAAAAAGACGAAATCATAAAAAAAAAGACACCTAATTTTAATGTAAAGGTTAATCAAAAAAATAACTATACTTTTTCTGAAGCTTTTAAAGTTAATTTGGATTTTGAAAATTTATTAAACGAAGAGCAAGAGGTGTTTATAGATTTTGCTGTTGTCAATCAAATGGAAGATTTTGTATTACATTATAGGATGGATTTTGATAAAGAACCAGTCAGAATTAAAACAGGAGTTAGTAATTTGCGTCTAAACATAGATAATCCTGGTTTAATATTAGGCGAGTATTCTATAATAATATACATCTATAATAGAATGAAAAATGTGTTGTATTGGGTAGAAAATAGCTCAAGTTTTCAGATTTCTAATATGGATAATCAAATGATTACTACCACAAAAATTAAGTCTCAAATCGTACCTAGAGTAGGTATAGAATATGTGTAG
- a CDS encoding acyltransferase family protein: protein MRKDNNFDFLRFLFAVFVVLSHAYPLSGIDEKEQWIYKMTNGQIVLAQIGLSVFFVISGFFIFQSMERSKSLLQYYKKRMLRLFPALLVLLLITVVVVPFVYTGVGSVFSNSTYLSYLPNNISLFGFQGVIDGVFDTNHYKAINGSLWTIRYEFTLYIVISFLFFIRTKQKLLVVLLALVFILFSVLYLFFMGRFSGSSILGMQGYHILNLGNFFIAGSLLASLKFEKYKSKSLLFVLILILILSLYFDFYDGIKHLIFSMFIIILGYTPIKGIKDFGKIGDLSYGIYIYSFFIQQLLMWFFKLNTINLAVYSLLISVVLAYLSWHLVEKSALRYK from the coding sequence ATGCGTAAAGACAATAATTTTGACTTTTTAAGATTTCTATTTGCCGTTTTTGTTGTGCTTTCCCATGCCTATCCATTATCCGGAATTGATGAGAAGGAACAATGGATTTATAAAATGACCAATGGACAAATAGTATTAGCCCAAATTGGTTTAAGTGTTTTTTTTGTAATTAGTGGCTTTTTTATTTTTCAAAGTATGGAGAGAAGTAAAAGTCTTTTGCAATATTATAAAAAAAGAATGCTAAGATTATTTCCAGCATTATTAGTGTTATTATTAATTACTGTGGTCGTTGTTCCTTTTGTTTACACAGGAGTTGGATCTGTTTTTTCGAATTCAACGTATTTAAGTTATTTGCCTAATAATATCAGTTTGTTTGGTTTTCAGGGTGTTATAGATGGTGTTTTTGATACAAATCATTATAAAGCAATAAATGGCTCTTTATGGACTATTAGGTATGAGTTTACATTATATATTGTTATTTCATTTTTATTTTTTATTAGAACAAAACAAAAATTATTGGTGGTTTTATTAGCATTAGTATTTATCTTGTTTAGTGTGTTGTATCTGTTTTTTATGGGACGCTTTTCAGGCTCTTCAATTTTAGGCATGCAAGGGTATCATATTTTAAATCTAGGTAACTTTTTTATAGCAGGTAGCTTATTGGCATCTCTAAAATTTGAAAAATATAAAAGTAAGTCATTGCTATTCGTCTTAATTTTAATACTAATTTTATCATTATATTTTGATTTTTATGACGGGATAAAACATTTGATATTTTCTATGTTTATTATCATTTTAGGATATACTCCAATTAAAGGAATTAAAGACTTTGGGAAAATTGGAGACTTATCTTATGGTATTTATATTTACAGCTTTTTTATTCAACAACTTTTAATGTGGTTTTTTAAATTGAATACTATAAATTTAGCGGTTTACTCATTGTTGATTTCAGTGGTATTGGCTTATTTGTCTTGGCACTTAGTGGAGAAGAGCGCATTGAGGTATAAATAA
- a CDS encoding glycosyltransferase family 2 protein, whose amino-acid sequence MTKKVSIIVPCYNHAHYLKDALGSVLCQTFTNWECIIVNDGSPDNTKIIASQWCAKDDRFVYLEKQNGGLSSARNAGIQIAKGEFILPLDADDLIHQDYLENLVPVLNQNKKLAIVSCYSNFFINNIDNVTYKLRPKGDNYKWLLYVNQLVATSLYRKSCWETVGGYDENMKKGFEDWEFWLAITKLGWNYKIKEEFLFYYRKAKQSMLVDTINNHFEANKAYIVKKHKELYIDDFDNCMTVMFHEQNATRISLAKIKKSTAYKIARTITKPIRVIKKLLKISST is encoded by the coding sequence ATGACAAAAAAGGTTTCTATAATAGTTCCTTGTTATAATCATGCGCATTACTTGAAGGATGCTTTGGGGTCTGTTTTGTGTCAAACCTTTACCAATTGGGAATGTATTATTGTTAATGATGGTAGTCCTGATAATACGAAAATAATAGCAAGTCAGTGGTGTGCAAAAGACGATAGGTTTGTTTATTTAGAAAAACAAAATGGAGGTTTATCTAGTGCTAGAAATGCGGGAATACAAATAGCTAAAGGAGAATTTATTTTACCTTTAGATGCAGACGATTTAATACATCAGGACTACCTAGAAAATTTAGTTCCTGTTTTAAATCAAAATAAAAAGTTAGCAATAGTGTCGTGTTACAGTAATTTTTTTATAAATAATATTGATAATGTGACCTATAAGTTAAGACCTAAAGGTGACAATTATAAATGGCTATTATATGTCAATCAATTAGTAGCAACGTCTTTGTACAGAAAATCTTGTTGGGAAACCGTTGGAGGTTATGATGAGAACATGAAAAAAGGGTTTGAAGATTGGGAGTTTTGGTTAGCTATTACTAAGTTAGGATGGAACTATAAAATAAAAGAAGAGTTTTTGTTTTATTACAGAAAAGCAAAGCAATCCATGTTAGTAGATACTATTAACAATCATTTTGAAGCTAACAAAGCGTACATTGTAAAAAAGCATAAAGAACTATATATAGACGATTTTGATAATTGTATGACAGTTATGTTTCATGAGCAAAATGCAACACGAATAAGTTTGGCAAAAATAAAAAAGTCGACAGCGTATAAAATTGCTAGAACGATAACTAAACCTATCCGTGTTATCAAAAAGCTTTTAAAAATTAGTAGCACATGA
- a CDS encoding glycosyltransferase, whose amino-acid sequence MISVVIRTKNQAKALAFSLKNLKERYSKDITEVIVLDNLSSDNTADIVKHYDARLVTIKNFSFGGSANVCAKEAKGPIIVLFSAHSYPVSHDFFKLIQQKFDANSNLAGLRCLHSKNDYRNYINNISAKEDPNKSGLIFSGSTFNKTVWQQHNFKEDVATFEDKEWTTRVLKAGFEIDFVPSIFSYEISRTKKQLHFRFKNDVVGNYQLWHEEVTLSNANKGLVMSLFKIVKAVFVDSYYAFKRYFYLLKFMLNKPKQF is encoded by the coding sequence ATGATTTCGGTAGTCATTAGAACAAAAAATCAAGCCAAAGCTTTAGCGTTTTCATTAAAAAACCTAAAGGAACGTTACAGTAAAGATATTACAGAGGTTATTGTATTGGATAATCTATCCTCAGATAATACTGCTGACATTGTTAAACACTATGATGCACGATTAGTAACCATTAAAAACTTTAGTTTTGGTGGTAGTGCAAATGTCTGTGCAAAAGAAGCGAAAGGACCAATAATCGTTTTGTTTAGTGCACATTCATATCCGGTCAGTCATGATTTTTTTAAATTAATTCAACAAAAATTTGATGCAAATTCAAACCTTGCTGGTTTAAGATGTTTGCATAGTAAAAACGATTACAGAAATTATATAAATAATATTTCTGCAAAAGAAGACCCCAATAAATCTGGTCTTATTTTTTCTGGTTCCACTTTTAATAAAACGGTTTGGCAACAACATAATTTTAAAGAAGACGTAGCTACTTTTGAAGATAAAGAGTGGACAACACGGGTGTTAAAAGCAGGATTTGAGATAGATTTTGTGCCTTCAATTTTTAGTTATGAAATTAGTAGAACTAAAAAGCAATTGCATTTTAGATTTAAAAATGACGTTGTAGGTAATTATCAATTGTGGCATGAAGAAGTGACTTTATCCAATGCTAATAAAGGACTGGTAATGTCTCTTTTTAAGATCGTAAAGGCGGTATTTGTAGATAGTTATTATGCGTTCAAGCGATACTTTTATTTACTTAAGTTTATGCTCAATAAGCCTAAACAATTTTAA
- a CDS encoding glycosyltransferase family 2 protein — protein sequence MNFEVSVIIPVFNAESYVAKAIGSALQQSEVREVIVINDGSTDQSVEIIEDLQKSDSRIKLFHHKNKINKGRSETRNLGISKATSEYIAFLDADDFYLGNRFKNDHFLFKEDQITEGVYNAIGAHFYKEVSSQERQRLNLTSVTEVIEAKQLFNILLSGRLGYFSIDGLTVKKAVFNKTGVFNNTLKVAEDTDLIWKMALKCKLVSGVIDEPVAMRGVHDGNVFNNEDLYKEYNLKLFESIAFWSAKNNIDIKKIERIIEKIWILKSRQTHSVLKKISYWFYLTTNMTSTLFTYLTVKYFPLVRYRKILFSFMYKLDK from the coding sequence ATGAATTTTGAAGTTTCTGTCATAATTCCTGTTTTTAATGCTGAATCTTATGTGGCTAAAGCAATAGGTTCTGCTTTGCAGCAATCAGAAGTTAGAGAGGTTATTGTTATCAATGATGGAAGCACGGATCAATCAGTAGAAATTATTGAAGATCTTCAAAAATCTGATTCAAGAATTAAATTATTTCATCATAAAAATAAAATAAATAAAGGACGTTCAGAAACTAGAAATTTAGGAATTAGTAAAGCAACTTCAGAATATATTGCTTTTTTAGATGCAGACGATTTCTATTTAGGAAATAGATTTAAAAACGATCATTTCTTATTTAAAGAGGACCAGATAACGGAAGGTGTGTACAATGCAATTGGAGCTCATTTTTATAAAGAAGTGTCAAGTCAGGAAAGACAAAGGTTAAATTTAACATCGGTTACAGAAGTTATAGAAGCAAAACAATTATTTAATATCTTGTTATCTGGACGACTAGGCTATTTTTCTATTGACGGATTGACCGTTAAAAAGGCTGTGTTTAATAAAACAGGTGTATTTAACAATACATTGAAAGTTGCAGAAGATACAGATTTAATCTGGAAAATGGCCTTAAAATGTAAACTTGTGTCTGGTGTAATAGATGAGCCGGTTGCTATGAGAGGCGTACACGATGGTAATGTATTTAATAATGAAGATTTATATAAAGAATACAATCTAAAGTTATTTGAATCTATTGCCTTCTGGAGTGCTAAAAATAACATTGACATAAAAAAAATAGAACGTATTATTGAAAAAATTTGGATCTTAAAAAGCAGACAAACCCATTCAGTTTTGAAAAAGATTAGCTACTGGTTTTATTTAACAACAAATATGACTAGTACATTATTTACGTATCTAACTGTAAAGTATTTTCCATTAGTAAGATATAGAAAAATACTATTTTCATTTATGTACAAACTAGATAAATAA
- a CDS encoding glycosyltransferase family 2 protein yields MDFTVSVIIPTYNAQDFIDKTIQSVLMQTEVSEIVVVDDGSKDESLKVLQALQKEHKSIKVFQHEKGVNKGRGATRNLGILKATSNYIAFLDADDFYLENRFSLDKTILKDQAIDGVYNAVGFHFYRNIKPNEQKYFKLNTITKTLKPEDLFDGIVKSKYGFLHLNGITIKRKAFSTIGLMNPELIVTQDTDIIFKMALQCCMLPSNITNPIALRGIHDDNIFNKDEIYKKYTQKCFESVIDWSFKNNIEICKIEALVDAIWVFKFKQKEGLISHIDYWFKLMFKFPKLLFSMLSIKYFPIVRLRKTLFPFIYKN; encoded by the coding sequence ATGGATTTTACTGTATCTGTAATCATACCAACGTATAATGCACAAGACTTTATTGATAAAACAATTCAGTCGGTTTTGATGCAGACAGAAGTGTCTGAAATTGTAGTGGTTGATGATGGAAGTAAAGATGAAAGTTTAAAGGTGTTGCAAGCGCTTCAAAAGGAGCATAAAAGTATTAAGGTTTTTCAGCATGAAAAGGGTGTTAATAAAGGAAGAGGAGCAACTCGGAATTTAGGAATCCTAAAAGCAACGTCAAATTATATCGCTTTTTTAGATGCAGACGATTTTTATTTAGAAAATAGGTTTAGTTTAGATAAAACAATATTAAAAGACCAAGCAATAGACGGTGTTTATAATGCTGTTGGTTTTCATTTTTATAGAAACATTAAGCCAAACGAGCAAAAATATTTTAAGCTCAATACCATTACTAAAACATTAAAACCAGAAGATTTATTTGATGGTATTGTTAAAAGTAAATATGGGTTTTTACATTTAAACGGAATTACAATCAAGCGCAAAGCATTTAGTACAATTGGATTAATGAATCCTGAGCTAATTGTAACACAAGACACAGATATTATTTTTAAAATGGCTTTGCAATGTTGTATGTTGCCAAGTAATATTACAAATCCAATAGCCTTAAGAGGAATACATGACGATAATATTTTTAATAAAGATGAGATTTATAAAAAATACACGCAAAAATGTTTTGAATCTGTAATCGATTGGAGTTTTAAAAATAACATTGAAATTTGTAAAATAGAAGCTTTAGTAGACGCTATTTGGGTTTTTAAGTTTAAACAAAAAGAAGGACTGATTAGCCATATTGATTATTGGTTTAAGTTGATGTTTAAATTTCCTAAATTATTGTTTTCTATGTTAAGTATTAAATATTTTCCAATCGTACGATTACGCAAAACACTTTTTCCTTTTATTTATAAGAACTAA
- a CDS encoding glycosyltransferase family 2 protein: MKTSSNVTVVIPCFNDGAFINEAIQSILNQTLKPDQIIVVDDGSEDDTKAVLKAIKEDTVTVMFQSNTGVSSARNVGISQAETDYILTLDADDLFEPTFMEKALQIMESDNNIAVVGCYYRGFIGNTIDAKIEKPLGGKLSDFLVKNNGLGCSLFRKKSWKLVSGYDENMLYGYEDWEFWINILKEGQSMYIIEEPLFKYRTKKNSRDKNAIKYHDYELREYIFNKHKNVYLQNFESFAKHMLYQNSRLRNDKTKLLNATEVKIGKAILLPFRVIKSIFKK; encoded by the coding sequence ATGAAAACTAGTAGCAACGTCACTGTAGTAATACCTTGTTTTAATGATGGGGCGTTTATAAATGAGGCTATACAGTCTATTTTGAATCAAACCTTAAAACCAGATCAAATTATTGTTGTTGATGATGGATCTGAAGATGACACAAAAGCTGTCTTAAAAGCTATAAAAGAAGATACTGTTACGGTAATGTTCCAAAGTAACACTGGGGTTAGCTCAGCTAGAAATGTTGGCATAAGTCAAGCTGAAACAGATTATATTTTAACCTTAGATGCTGATGATCTTTTTGAACCCACTTTTATGGAAAAGGCATTGCAGATTATGGAGAGTGATAATAACATTGCTGTAGTCGGCTGTTATTACAGAGGATTTATCGGTAATACAATAGATGCTAAAATAGAAAAACCATTAGGAGGGAAACTGTCTGATTTTTTAGTAAAAAACAATGGTTTAGGTTGTTCTCTATTTAGAAAAAAATCATGGAAATTAGTGTCTGGTTATGACGAAAACATGCTATACGGTTACGAAGATTGGGAATTTTGGATTAATATTTTAAAAGAGGGACAGTCCATGTATATCATCGAAGAACCTTTATTTAAGTATAGAACTAAAAAGAATTCAAGAGATAAAAACGCGATTAAATATCATGATTATGAGTTGAGGGAATATATTTTTAATAAACACAAAAATGTATATCTTCAAAATTTTGAATCATTTGCAAAGCACATGTTATATCAAAATAGTAGATTGCGAAATGATAAAACAAAATTACTAAACGCAACAGAAGTTAAAATTGGTAAAGCTATTCTTTTACCTTTTAGAGTAATTAAATCCATTTTTAAAAAATAA
- a CDS encoding FkbM family methyltransferase yields MKKTIYKFINRLGYKIEKKRPKEYFFPELKKYNITENFELLFNSKIFVKSLDAIYSNFALQSHKDGFLVSFLDFNIYVESIEEFLILNEVFVTKDYNFISNHKTTVIDIGANIGISSLYFSTLDCVDKIYAFEPIIDTFNQAQYNLELNKTRHKVIAIKNIGLGKSNRTETVLFNKSSKGNTGVRGLLSPTYASNAQNEIRALKIVETSKEIEKIITTSVGQKIMIKMDCEGAEYEIFENLSESNLLDKIDVLIIEWHDKGAKSIENTLLKFGFNVFSRDLGPISGIITASK; encoded by the coding sequence ATGAAAAAAACGATATACAAATTCATCAATAGATTAGGTTATAAGATCGAAAAAAAACGACCTAAAGAATACTTCTTTCCTGAACTAAAAAAGTATAACATCACAGAAAATTTTGAGTTGCTTTTTAATTCAAAAATCTTTGTGAAAAGTTTAGATGCGATCTATAGTAATTTTGCATTACAATCGCATAAAGATGGGTTTTTGGTTAGTTTTTTAGACTTTAATATTTATGTTGAAAGTATTGAAGAGTTTTTAATTTTAAATGAAGTTTTTGTAACCAAGGATTACAATTTTATTTCAAACCATAAGACTACAGTCATTGACATTGGAGCTAATATAGGAATCAGTTCTCTATATTTTTCAACATTAGATTGTGTAGATAAAATTTATGCTTTTGAGCCTATTATTGATACCTTCAACCAAGCCCAATATAATTTAGAATTGAATAAAACACGACATAAAGTGATTGCTATTAAGAATATTGGTTTAGGGAAAAGCAATAGGACGGAAACGGTTTTATTTAATAAATCATCAAAAGGAAATACAGGTGTCAGAGGATTATTAAGTCCTACGTACGCTAGTAATGCACAAAATGAAATTAGGGCGTTAAAAATTGTAGAAACTTCAAAAGAAATCGAAAAAATAATTACTACTTCCGTTGGTCAAAAAATAATGATCAAAATGGATTGCGAAGGCGCAGAGTATGAGATTTTTGAAAATTTATCGGAATCAAACTTACTAGATAAAATTGATGTATTGATTATAGAATGGCATGACAAAGGGGCTAAATCAATAGAGAATACTTTATTGAAATTTGGTTTTAACGTCTTTTCTAGAGATTTAGGACCGATTTCTGGTATTATAACAGCATCAAAATAA
- a CDS encoding glycosyltransferase family 2 protein gives MHSLVSIIIPTYNRLNSIEVALRSVLEQSYQNWECIIVDDRSTDSSFEKVSKYIERDKRFRIIKRAVNSVKGASSCRNIGLFKAKGDYIVFLDSDDYLLEGCLENRILEFKLHDDKDFLVFPMGVKVNGELIINKIPESESYLKDFLSYKFYWQTMCPIWKREFIQKLKGFKAGYPRLNDPELMIRALLVPNVKFKVFTDVNYDTIYNMNVINWVTLKDKYYQSLLLFIPEVSRSLEDVNKADLKKYLSSYLKVWFRDFMFPSQLNLVYQNNTLINLFYKHKIISIFKKLKLKMLLFGHNVFYYFKRKFKDLIINLT, from the coding sequence ATGCATAGTTTAGTATCCATAATAATTCCAACTTATAATAGATTAAATAGTATTGAGGTTGCTTTAAGAAGTGTGTTAGAACAATCTTATCAAAATTGGGAATGCATAATTGTGGATGATAGATCTACTGATAGTTCTTTTGAAAAAGTATCTAAATACATAGAGAGAGATAAAAGGTTTCGAATTATAAAAAGAGCAGTTAACTCTGTTAAAGGAGCTTCATCTTGCAGAAATATAGGCTTATTTAAAGCAAAAGGAGATTATATTGTTTTTTTAGATTCGGATGATTATTTATTAGAAGGTTGCTTAGAAAATAGAATTTTAGAATTTAAATTGCATGATGATAAAGATTTTCTGGTTTTTCCAATGGGAGTTAAGGTTAATGGTGAACTAATAATTAATAAAATACCCGAAAGCGAATCTTATTTGAAAGATTTTCTTAGTTACAAGTTTTATTGGCAGACCATGTGCCCTATTTGGAAAAGAGAATTTATACAAAAGTTAAAAGGCTTTAAAGCAGGTTATCCCAGACTAAATGATCCAGAATTAATGATTAGAGCTTTGTTAGTCCCAAATGTTAAGTTTAAGGTTTTTACGGATGTTAATTATGACACCATTTATAATATGAATGTTATAAATTGGGTGACATTAAAAGATAAATACTATCAAAGTTTACTGCTGTTTATTCCAGAAGTTAGTCGAAGCTTAGAGGATGTAAATAAAGCAGATTTAAAAAAATATTTAAGCAGTTATTTAAAAGTCTGGTTTAGAGATTTTATGTTTCCAAGCCAATTAAATTTAGTCTATCAGAATAACACTTTAATCAATTTGTTTTATAAACATAAAATAATATCAATATTTAAAAAGCTTAAACTAAAAATGTTATTATTTGGTCACAATGTATTTTATTACTTTAAAAGAAAGTTTAAAGATTTAATTATAAATCTTACTTAG